A segment of the Halovivax limisalsi genome:
CCGAAACGCCGGGGAGAACAGTTCGAACGCTTCCGGATCCGGCGCCGACGCGACGACGAGGGCCTCGTCGTCGAGGGTGAGCGCCTCGTAGCGGTCGTCACGGGTCCAGACCTCCGACTCGTCGGTCGGTTCGCCGCGTGCGTCCGTCCGCTCCCTGAAGTGTTCGTAGCCGGTTTCGGCCGCGCTCGGACTCGCCCAGCGGATGCGCCAGCGCCAGCCGAAGCGGCCGTCGGCGCGCTCGAAGGCGGTGAACGCGTCGCCGCGCCAGGCGTCGGAGACTGGCGAGCGATACCGAACCAGGTCGGAGAAGACCTCGTCTTCGGCCGATTGGCCTCGCGGGTACGCGGCCACGACGGGGAGGACGCCAGCGTGCCAGAGGGCCAGAAACACCGACTGCATGCCGAGCCGTTCGGTGTCGAGCCGGGACCAGGGAGCCGGCGGCTCGTCGGGCGCCGCGACGTCGACCGGTTCTCTGTCGGGGTACCACTCCGGCCGGAGGATCTGGCCGGTCGACGTCGGCGGGTTCTCGTGGGCGGCCCAGATCGACCGCCAGCCCTCGCGCTCGGCCAGCGCGGCGGCGAAGTCGTGTCCGTTGCAGTACGCGCCGTAGGCGAGGAGGAGGGCCGGGTCGAGTCGGTCGAGGGCGATCGGTCCGGGCGTCGAGAGGTGACAGTTCGAGAAGTCGCCGCCGCAGCCCCCGACGTACTCGTCTTCGAGGTACTGGGCCGTCCCCTCGACGAGCGCTTGCCGCGCCGCCTGGGTGTCGAAGCCGGCGGCCCAGCTCCGGTCGAGGTCGGCGAGCGTGGTCGACTGGAACTGGACGGCGTGACAGAGTTCGTGCGCGAGCAACTGGTCGTCGATGTCGTCCTCGTCGCCGACGAGCAGGAGGGTGCGCGATCCCGGGTAGTACGCGCCGGCGAACTCGAAGCCGACATCGGCTTCGAGCGATTCGACGAGCCCGAGCGCGCGATGGGCCAGGCGCTGGGTCGTCGTCGCGCCGATCACGGTCCAGTTGCGGCCCCGCTCGCGCATCTCGGCCGGATCGATCAGCCTGACCGTCGTCTCCTCGGCGATCGCGTTGCCGGACAGGTCGGTCACCCGATCGGCCACCGTCCGTGCGCGCTCGGCGAACGACGCGGAGACGCCTTCGAAGGTGAGCTCTCCGCGCCCGGCAGGCGAGGCGTCTTCGCGTGGAAGCGCACAGCCGGCGACTGCCGACGCGACCGCCCCGGTCGCGAGAAGTTCCCGTCGGGAACGGGCCAGCCGTTGCATGTAGGGTTCCATCGGGATCGGATCGTGAAATCGTTGCCGTCTGCTCGCACGGTTCGCCGTGAGGGGTCCCCGTCCCCCATCCGCACCCGGATCGGTGTGGCTAAGCGACTTCGGCGGAACGTCCGGATAGGGAGATGATCACGAGCGAGCAGATCGAACGCTGGCTTCGCGAGGACGTCGGCCACCACGACGTGACCAACCAGGTTCCCGGCCGGACGACCGGTCGACTCGTCGCGATGGAGGACGGCGTCGCGGCCGGCGTCGAAGCGGCCGCGAGCGCGTTCGAGTACCTGAACGTCGCCGTGACGAGCCGACTGGACGCCGGCGCGTCGATCGAAGCCGGGAATACGATTCTAACCGTCGAGGGCCCTGCGCGAGACGTGTTGCGAGGCGAGCGCGTCGCGGTCAACCTCGCGGGTCACGCCTCCGGCATCGCGACCCGGACGCGCGAGGCGGTCGACCGGGCTCGCGCGGAATCGGAATCGGTGCGCGTCGCGGCCACCCGCAAGACGACGCCCGGCCTGCGAGGGCTCGAAAAGCGGGCCGTGGTCGCCGGCGGCGGGGACACCCACCGGCTCGACCTCTCGCACATGGTCATGGTGAAGGACAACCACGTCGCCGAGATGGGACTGGAGGGCGCCGTCGACCACTTCGCGGATCGCGTCTCCTTCGCGACGAAAATCGAGGTCGAAGTCGAGGAGCCTGCGGACGCCGCTCGCGCCGCGGCGGCGGGTGCGGATATCGTTCTACTCGATAACATGTCGCCGACGGCCGTCGAGACCGCCGTCGACGACCTCGCTGACCGCGGATACGAATCGATACTGACGGAGGCCAGCGGCGGGATCACGATCGACGGCGTGGCGCGCTACGCCCGGACTGGCGTCGACGTCATCTCGATGGGGAGTCTCACGCACTCGGCTTCCGCGTTGGACCTCTCGTTCCGGACGGGCGAGCCGTAGCGTCGAGTCATGCGGGTCGCGGATTGGCTGACCGACCGATCCGCAGATGTCCTGCCGTTCGTCCGCCGCAGTCAGAATATATCGGAACAGACGGAACAGAAAATATTATGTCCCGGTCCTATCAACGCCCTCGCATGAGCATCACGATCGACACCGACGGTGACGAGGATCCGTGGGCGGACAGTCCGCTGTCACCCAACTTGCTCGGACTCCTTTTCGGCGTGATGGACGTGGTCGCCTTCACGGCTGCCGGCTACTTCGTTGTCGACAGCCCGGCCGTCGGCGCGCTGGCAGGAGTGGGCCTCGGTGCAGGGATCGCGCTGTTCATGCCGCTCGCGATGTCCGGAGCGCTGGAGGATGTCGCTGACGGGTCGGGCTCGGCGGATCGCGTCAATCCCGTGCGCACGTTCCACCGTCTGGCGGCGGGATTCGCCCTCATGGGCGGCTCGATAGCGATGTTCGGGTGGTATTTCGTCCAGGAGACGCTCCCGATCGGCCTCGGGATCGGCGCGGTCGTCGCCCTGGGGGTGTACGTCGCCCTCGGGTTCGGTATCCCGAACGCGACCGTCTCGTCGAGTGCCTGATCGTCTAGGTGACGTCCACCGATTGGGGCCCGCCCTGGCAGGTGGCCTCGCACACCTGATCACGTCGACGCTCCGACCGCCGGTTGCGCTCGCCGGTCGCTCGTTTTTCCCGCTCGCCGGTGCAGGTGGCGTATGTCGTCACTGCCGATCGAACCCGAATCCGGCTGGAACGTGTTGTTTCTCGACGGCGAGTGGACGAGCCCCGACGACCGAGACGCGATCGAGGTCGAGAATCCTTTTACTCGCGAACCGATCGCCACCGTCCCGGCCGCGACGACCGACGACGTCGACGCGGCCTACCGTGCGGCCGAGGCGGCACAGTCGTCCTGGGCGAACCAGCCCCCGCAACGGCGAGCGGGAATCGTCAATCGTGTCCTTCGGACGGTGGGGAAGCGCTGGGACGACGTGATCGAACTGCTCGCAATCGAGTCGGGGAGCGCGTCGGTTAAGGCCGTCGCGGAGTTGCAGACGGCCAAGGGAATGCTCCAGCAGGCCGCGAGCTACCCGTACCGGATGGGCGGCGAGCACCACGATTCGATCGTCCCCGGGAAGGAGAACCTGGTCGAACGGGTCCCGGTCGGCGTCGTGGGCGTCATCTCGCCCTGGAACTTCCCGTTTCACCTCTCGATGCGCGCGGTGGGCCCGGCGATCGCGGCCGGCAACGCGGTCGTGCTGAAGCCCGCCTCGAACACGCCGATCACGGGCGGCCTCCTGCTCGCACACCTGTTCGAGGAGGCGGGGTTGCCCGAGGGCGTGTTGAACGTGGTTCCCGGTCGCGGCTCGGAGATCGGCGACGCGGTGGCCGGCCACGAGACGCCGCGGGTGCTGGCATTCACGGGCTCGACCGAGGTGGGCAAACAGGTCGCGGAACAGGCGGCCGCCAACCTGGCGCTGCCGGCGCTCGAACTCGGCGGCAACAATGTCCACGTCGTCACCGACTCGGCCGACCTCGAGCGGGCGATCGACGGCGCCGTCTTCGGCTCCTTCCTCCACCAGGGCCAGGCCTGCATCGCGATCAATCGCCACCTCGTCCACGAGGACCACTACGACGAGTACGTGGAAGCGCTGGCCGATCGGGCCGAATCGCTCCCGACGGGCGACCCGCTCGACGACGACACCGTCATCGGTCCCGTCATCGACGAATCCCAGCGCGATTCGATGCTCGACCACGTCGCCGACAGCGTCGACGACGGGGCCCGAGTCGTGACCGGCGGCGGACACGACGGCCTCGTCGTCGAACCGACGGTGTTGGCCGACGTGACCAACGACATGCCCGCCGCGTGCAACGAACACTTCGGTCCGATCGCGCCGGTGATCCCTTACGGCGACGACGCGGAGGCGATCGAACTCGCAAACGACACCGACCACGGCCTCTCCGGGTCGGTCCACGCGACGGACCTCTCGCAGGCCCGCCGGATCGCCGACGGCATCGAGACAGGGATGGTCCACATCAACGACCAGCCGATCAACGACGAGCCCCACGTCCCCTTCGGCGGGATGAAAGAGTCCGGACTGGGCCGGTACAACGCCCACGCGATCCTCGACGAACTGACCACGACGAAGTGGATCTCCATCCAGCGCGAACCGCGGGAGTACCAGTTCTAACGGGCCCGCAGGAGGTGATCGGTACGGCGTCGGCGGGGCGAGCCGGCCGTTCCACGGCGCTCCGAACCGAAAGAACCGACTGGTCGCGCTCACTCCGTCGAACCGATGACCGACCACGAGATTCTGGTTCCGCATCGGTTCTCGCGGGACGCGCGCGAAACGCTGGCCGTCCGACTCGACGCACTCGAGGCGTCCGTGACGGTCACCGAGACCAGGGCGGAGTCGCTCTCGGCGATCGAGACCGCGACGATTCTCGTCGGGACCAGCCTGCCCGACGAGTGGCTCGACCGGGCGGATCGGCTCGAGTGGGTGCAGGCCTACACCGCCGGCTATGATCACTACGACCTCGACGCGCTCGAGGACGCGGGGATCGTCCTGACGAACGCGACTGGCGTCCACGGCCAGCCGATGGCCGAGTGGGCCCTCGGCGCGATGCTCGGCTTCGAACGCAACCTCTTCGACGCGCGCGAGCGTCAGCGCGACGGCGTCTGGCTCCGCGAGGGCGGCGGCGAACTCGCCGGTAAGACGGTCGGCATCGTCGGCCTCGGGGCGATCGGCGGGCGAACCGCCGAACTCGCCTCGGCGCTTGGCTGTCGGGTAATCGGCACCAAGCGGGATCCGTCGACCGCACCGGACGCCGTCGACGAGGTCTATCCGGCGGACGAGCTCGGAGCGGTCCTCGCCCGGGCGGAGTACCTCGTCCTCGCCTGCCCGTTGACCGAAGAGACGCGCGGCCTGATCGATCGAGACGCGCTCCGAACGATGCGGAGCGACGCGATCCTGCTGAACATGGCCCGCGGCGAGGTCGTGGACGAGGACGCTCTCGTCGATTCCCTCCAGCAGGGCCGCGTCGACGGCGCCGCGCTCGACGTGTTCGCGACGGAGCCCCTGCCCGCCGACTCGCCGCTGTGGGACCTGCCGAACGTGCTCGTGACCCCGCACGTGGCCGGTTCGACGCCCCACTACTACGACCGGATCGCGGAGATCGTCGTCGAGAACTTCGCCGCGTTCGCGAGCGGGAATCGCGACGAGATGATCAATCGCATCGTCTGAGAGGCGGGCAAACCACTACCGCCGCTCGCTTCGTCGGTGACTGTATGCTCGACGGAACCAGTTGCGATTCCGCCGCCCGGCCTCCGCAACTCGCGCAGGCGCGCGCCGGGCTCGTGGTCACGGCCTGCACCGGCGCACTCGCCGCGATTATCCGGGTCGGCCCCGCGCTCGAAACGCTGGTGTTCGGTGCGCTTGTGACTGCGTCGCTCACCGCACTGTTCGTCGCAGTCGCCGCCAGGATCGGTCCCTGTTACTCGCCGACCCCCGTTTGCCGCACGCGCTCGCTCTTCGGTCGCGTTTCGACCGGCGACACGCCACTGCACTCGTCCGGTCACGTGCTGGCGGCGAGCCTTTCGCTTGCCGTTGCCGCCGCCGTTCTCTTCGCCTGGAGCACCGGACTCGACGCACCCCGATCGGGACTCGCCGCCGCGACCCTCGCTGGCGGTCTGTCCCACGCCGTCCTCGGCTCGCAGCTCCCGCGGTCTTGAGTCGGCGAGAAGCCGGTCGACGGGCCGGGCTCGAATGCGATCAGTCGTGGGGATGGCAGTTTCGGAGGCGCTATTCCGACGTGACGCCCTCACACGACAATCCGGTGGTTCGCGAGCCTCGACCGGATTGTCCCTGCGATCGAGACCGAGGGACGGGTCGTCGCCTTCTTCGAGTAACCGACCGGTATCGACGGTGGCGGTAGCGGACAGGGCTGAGAGCGGTTGGGTCACGAACCCTCACGGGCGACGACGAACTGGTTGGCGATCGTCCCGAGCCGCGTCGATCCAGGAACACTCGCTTCGAGCACGATCGCTCAGCGGCCGTTTCGGCGAATTGGGTGGTATGCCCGGGTAATCTGGAATCATACCGACGGGAGTCAGCGTCGAACGAGACCCACCGTCGCGACGGTGAGCGCGAACAGCACCAGCACCGCGCCGAATCCCGGCATACCGTCGCCTTCGTTTCGACCGTCACCGGGGTCACTCGAATCGTCGCCATCGTCGCTCTCTCCGGATTCACCCGAATCATCACCGTGTTCGCCGTCGGCGGAGTCGCTCGAACCGGCGCCGTCGTCGGATTCGCCGGGATCCGTCACCGCCACGGTACCGACGGTCTCACCGTCGACCGTCAGCTCGACCTTGCCCGCCGCGTCGAGCGTCGTCGACAGCGACACCGTCTTCGACTCCCCGCCATCGAGCGTAACCGACGCCTCCTCGACGACCGTGCCGTCGACGCCCAACACGAGGTTGTGGGATCCGGGTTCGTCGCCGACGTTCGTCACCGTGGCCGTGACCGTCACCGTCTCTCCGACTTCGACCCTCTCGTCGTCGAGTGCGAGGTCCGACACCTCGAACGATGCGGGCTCCCCGTCGTCCGGCGGTGGCGGCGGGAGACCGCCGCCCCCGTCGCCCGAGTCCGGCGTCGTCAGCGTCAGTTCGTGCTCTCCCGTGGGGAGTTCGATGGACAGATTCCCCGCCCCGTCGGCGGTGACTTCGACGTCGACCGCGTCCGAGTGCAGGCTCTCGATCGCGACCGTTTCGCCCCGGCTCAACCCGGTGTCGTGGACGATCACCGAGACGGACTCGTTCGCTTCCGAGGCTAGATCCGCCTCGTCGGCCGCGTCGAAGTCGACGTCTGCGAACGCGAACCCCTCGAACGACCCGGTTAGCGTCACGTTCGGTGCGCCGCGGGGGGCGATCGTCACGTCGTGTTCGGTCGCGTTGACCGACGCCAGGCAGGTCAGACTCTCGTTTCGCTCCTCCAGCCGGAGCGTGGACTGGCCGGCCGCGCTGACGGAGACGGCGTCGTACCCCTCGCTGTCGAGGACGACTGTTTCCGCGTCCGGGAACGCCGGGTACGCCCGGTCCGCGGCGGAATCGTTGTCCGCGACCCGGAGGCCGCTATCCGTGACGTACACCGGGCCGCCGCCCGCGCCGTCGGCGCACTGGACCGTCGGCCCCGCGCTTTGGGCGACGGCCGACGACGATCCGGCGCCCACGGCGAGCGTTCCGAGGACGAACGCGATCGCCACGATGACGGTCCCGATCGATCGGATGCGGGTCGCCTCGCCCTGGATGCCTCTCGCTCCCATCCACTCGTCGTCTCCGCTTGCCGTCACCGCGGTGGCTGACACCATCTCGCTGTGAACCGTTCTTCAGCCCGGGCCGTTCGATCGGTATGCGCGTCCGACCGAGGTGCTCCCGTAACTTTCGGCGTTTCTCCGTTGTAGCCCAATAACTGTACTGGCCACGGACGGTCGACGGGCCCTGACGGGTACGGTGGCGGACACTGATCCGATGGCAGGGTACTCGAAGCGGACGGACACGATCCGGCGAGCGCCGGAACCGATCGCGCTCGGCAACGCGGCGTCGCATCGGGCATCGGACCTGCGGTGGCGCGAGTTCAGTCGGCCGCCTCGATCGCCCGGTCGAGATCGGCGACGATATCCTCGACGTCCTCGATCCCGACGGAGAGGCGAATCAGGTCGGAACTGACGCCGCTTGCGAGTCGCTCTTCTTCGGTGAGTTGCTGGTGGGTCGTGCTCCCCGGGTGGATGATGAGCGTCTTCGCGTCGCCGACGTTCGCGAGCAGGCTCGTCAGCTCGACCTCGTTACAGACCGTCTCGGCGGCCTCGTAGCCGCCCTCGAGCCCGAAGGTGAGCATGCCGCCGTAGCCGCCGTCGAGGTACTGGGTCGCGTTGGCGTGCGTCTCGTGGGAGTCGAGGCCGGGGTAGGTGACCCAGCCGACGTCGGGATGGTCTTCGAGGTACTCGGCGACCGCCAGCGCGTTCTCGCAGTGGCGATCCATCCGCAGGGAGAGCGATTCGAGCTTCTGGAGGGTGTTCCAGGCGTCGAAGGGCGACTGCTGGTTGCCGAGATCGCGCAGGCCCCGCGTCCGGGCGGCGATCGCGAACGCCTGCTCCCCGAAGGTATCGTAGAAGTTGACGCCGTGGTAGGCTGGGTTGTCCTCGGCGATCTCGGGGTAGTCGCCCTCGTCCCAGGGGAACGTGCCGCCGTCGACGAGAATCCCGCCGACGGTGGTGCCGGCGCCGGTGAGCCACTTCGTCGTCGAGTGCCAGACGAGGTCGGCGCCGTGCTCGATCGGGTTGGCGAGGTACGGCGTCGCGAACGTGTTGTCGACGAACAGCGGGACGTCGTGCTCGTGGGCGATGTCGGCGATCCGCTCGATATCCGGCGTGACCAGCGCCGGGTTGCCGATCGTCTCGAGGTGGACGAACGCCGTGTCGTCGTCGATCGCCGCCGCGTAGGCCCCGTAGTCCAGCGTGTCGACGAACTTCGTCTCGATCCCGCGGCGGGTGACGCTGTGGCTGAGGTACGTGTAGGTCCCGCCGTAGAGCGACGACGCCGAGACGATGTTGTCGCCCGCCTCCGCCAGCATGAACGTCGCGAGGTCGAACGCCGCCATTCCGGACGACGTCGCGAGTGCGCCGACGCCGCCTTCGAGGCTGGCGACGCGCTCCTCGAGCATCGCGTTCGTCGGGTTCATGATCCGCGAGTAGATGTTACCGAACTCCTCGAGGCCGAAGAGCGCGGCCGCGTGGTCGGTGTCGTCGAACTCGTAGGACGTCGTCTGGTAGATCGGCGGGGCGCGGGCGCCGGTCGCGGGGTCAGCATCTTGGCCCGCGTGGACGGTTCGCGTGTCGAATCGACGTGGAGTCTCGTCCGTCATGGCTCCGTCTCGGGCCCCCAGTCGTAGTAAACCGACTGTCGCGTCGGATACTGCCGCTACCAGTGACGCCGGGTCCAGCCGGATGTGGCGCGCTTCGATTCGGTACCCCTCGGGTGGATGCCAGGATCGTCAGGGGGTGTCGGCCTGCTCCGTGCGTTCGTCGACCGTTTCGTCCGGCGTCGACGCCGGTTCGTTGGACCCGTCCTGTGGCAGCGACACGGTCACGGTGGTTCCCTCCGTCCCGGTCTCGAACGAGAGGTCGCCACCCAGCGCCGTGGTACACCACTGGACGATCCAGAGCCCGAGGCCGCTCGCGTGGGTGAGCGGCGTTTCGTCTCCGTCCTCGATCGCGGCCAGCTCGGCCGCAGGAATGCCAGATCCGTTGTCCTGAACGGCGATGGAGACGCGGGACGCATCCGTCCCTTTACACTCGATACGCACGCGAGGAACGCGCTCTCGTGAGTGTTCGAAGCCGTTTTCGAGCAACGTGACGAACAGCAACGTGAACACCGGCTCGACCGTGGTCAGTTCGAGGTCGGCCGGAATCGATAGTTCGAGTTCGCTGGGTTCGCCTCGGGCCGCCACGACTCGCTCGTGCGTGGCGATCGATTCGAACTGGGTGGCGACGTCGATGCGAGTCGTCGGGCCGTCGAGAGCGTCGACAACGCGTTCGAAGTCTCGCGCTTTCTCACCGATGTCGAGTAGCGACTGGACGTCAGTCTGGGCCCGCTGCAGGTGGTCGATGGCGTCCTCGTCGTCGATCCCGTCGATCGCGAGGTCGATGTAGCCCGTGACGACGTTGAGGTCGTTTCGAAGGTTGTGACGCAACACGCGGTTCATCACCGTCAGGCGCTGCTTGCGTCGGCGCCGCTCGGTGACGTCTCGGAAGACGAGCACGTACCCGACGCGTGCGTTCCCCGGACCCGCCAGGTCGGAACTCGAGACGGCGTACTCGACGTATTCGCCTCCGGGTCGACACGCGATTTCTTGCTCG
Coding sequences within it:
- a CDS encoding aldehyde dehydrogenase family protein; the protein is MSSLPIEPESGWNVLFLDGEWTSPDDRDAIEVENPFTREPIATVPAATTDDVDAAYRAAEAAQSSWANQPPQRRAGIVNRVLRTVGKRWDDVIELLAIESGSASVKAVAELQTAKGMLQQAASYPYRMGGEHHDSIVPGKENLVERVPVGVVGVISPWNFPFHLSMRAVGPAIAAGNAVVLKPASNTPITGGLLLAHLFEEAGLPEGVLNVVPGRGSEIGDAVAGHETPRVLAFTGSTEVGKQVAEQAAANLALPALELGGNNVHVVTDSADLERAIDGAVFGSFLHQGQACIAINRHLVHEDHYDEYVEALADRAESLPTGDPLDDDTVIGPVIDESQRDSMLDHVADSVDDGARVVTGGGHDGLVVEPTVLADVTNDMPAACNEHFGPIAPVIPYGDDAEAIELANDTDHGLSGSVHATDLSQARRIADGIETGMVHINDQPINDEPHVPFGGMKESGLGRYNAHAILDELTTTKWISIQREPREYQF
- a CDS encoding O-acetylhomoserine aminocarboxypropyltransferase/cysteine synthase family protein, which gives rise to MTDETPRRFDTRTVHAGQDADPATGARAPPIYQTTSYEFDDTDHAAALFGLEEFGNIYSRIMNPTNAMLEERVASLEGGVGALATSSGMAAFDLATFMLAEAGDNIVSASSLYGGTYTYLSHSVTRRGIETKFVDTLDYGAYAAAIDDDTAFVHLETIGNPALVTPDIERIADIAHEHDVPLFVDNTFATPYLANPIEHGADLVWHSTTKWLTGAGTTVGGILVDGGTFPWDEGDYPEIAEDNPAYHGVNFYDTFGEQAFAIAARTRGLRDLGNQQSPFDAWNTLQKLESLSLRMDRHCENALAVAEYLEDHPDVGWVTYPGLDSHETHANATQYLDGGYGGMLTFGLEGGYEAAETVCNEVELTSLLANVGDAKTLIIHPGSTTHQQLTEEERLASGVSSDLIRLSVGIEDVEDIVADLDRAIEAAD
- the nadC gene encoding carboxylating nicotinate-nucleotide diphosphorylase; this translates as MITSEQIERWLREDVGHHDVTNQVPGRTTGRLVAMEDGVAAGVEAAASAFEYLNVAVTSRLDAGASIEAGNTILTVEGPARDVLRGERVAVNLAGHASGIATRTREAVDRARAESESVRVAATRKTTPGLRGLEKRAVVAGGGDTHRLDLSHMVMVKDNHVAEMGLEGAVDHFADRVSFATKIEVEVEEPADAARAAAAGADIVLLDNMSPTAVETAVDDLADRGYESILTEASGGITIDGVARYARTGVDVISMGSLTHSASALDLSFRTGEP
- a CDS encoding CARDB domain-containing protein; this encodes MGARGIQGEATRIRSIGTVIVAIAFVLGTLAVGAGSSSAVAQSAGPTVQCADGAGGGPVYVTDSGLRVADNDSAADRAYPAFPDAETVVLDSEGYDAVSVSAAGQSTLRLEERNESLTCLASVNATEHDVTIAPRGAPNVTLTGSFEGFAFADVDFDAADEADLASEANESVSVIVHDTGLSRGETVAIESLHSDAVDVEVTADGAGNLSIELPTGEHELTLTTPDSGDGGGGLPPPPPDDGEPASFEVSDLALDDERVEVGETVTVTATVTNVGDEPGSHNLVLGVDGTVVEEASVTLDGGESKTVSLSTTLDAAGKVELTVDGETVGTVAVTDPGESDDGAGSSDSADGEHGDDSGESGESDDGDDSSDPGDGRNEGDGMPGFGAVLVLFALTVATVGLVRR
- a CDS encoding D-2-hydroxyacid dehydrogenase, whose protein sequence is MTDHEILVPHRFSRDARETLAVRLDALEASVTVTETRAESLSAIETATILVGTSLPDEWLDRADRLEWVQAYTAGYDHYDLDALEDAGIVLTNATGVHGQPMAEWALGAMLGFERNLFDARERQRDGVWLREGGGELAGKTVGIVGLGAIGGRTAELASALGCRVIGTKRDPSTAPDAVDEVYPADELGAVLARAEYLVLACPLTEETRGLIDRDALRTMRSDAILLNMARGEVVDEDALVDSLQQGRVDGAALDVFATEPLPADSPLWDLPNVLVTPHVAGSTPHYYDRIAEIVVENFAAFASGNRDEMINRIV